The proteins below come from a single Gammaproteobacteria bacterium genomic window:
- the argS gene encoding arginine--tRNA ligase, producing the protein MKHALEALLRDTLKSLGQTAPNGPLVERTRDRKHGDFATNVALALSKTAGKKPRDFAEEVIKALPKNDLVAKTEIAGPGFINFFLAPTAYHAELKTILGQGEKYGTNDSGGGAKVMIEFVSANPTGPLHVGHGRGGAVGDSVARLLEATGWSVCREFYYNDAGAQIDNLAKSVQARCQGTDPDQPGWPEDGYRGEYIKDVAKAYLAKETAHADDRDVVAKGDPKDLAAIREFAVAYLRREQDLDLKAFGVKFDVYFLESSLYSGGKVEETAQELVKHGHTYEKDGALWLKTTDFGDDKDRVMRKSDGSYTYFLPDVAYHVQKWQRGFHRVIDEHGADHHSTTTRVKIGLQALDMGIPKGWPEYVLHQMVTVMKGGEEVKLSKRAGSYVTLRDLIDMASKDATRYFLIARKSDSQLTFDVDLATSKSNDNPVFYIQYAHARIMSVERQRAEKKIGFDQSNGLAKAARLDGVHEQALMTELSRYPELLETAARSLEPHLMAQYLRELAAAFHGFYDNCPFLVDDADLKDARLTLAHATRQVLRNGLALLGVSAPDSM; encoded by the coding sequence TTGAAACACGCGCTCGAAGCCCTCCTCCGCGACACCCTGAAGTCCCTGGGCCAGACCGCGCCTAATGGTCCGCTGGTGGAGCGCACCCGCGACCGCAAGCACGGCGACTTCGCCACCAACGTGGCGCTGGCGCTGTCCAAGACCGCCGGCAAGAAGCCCCGCGACTTCGCCGAGGAGGTCATCAAGGCACTGCCGAAGAACGACCTCGTGGCGAAGACCGAGATCGCCGGTCCCGGCTTCATCAACTTCTTCCTGGCACCCACCGCCTACCATGCGGAACTGAAGACGATCCTTGGTCAAGGCGAGAAGTACGGCACCAACGATTCCGGCGGCGGTGCCAAGGTGATGATCGAGTTCGTCTCGGCGAACCCGACCGGCCCCCTGCACGTGGGCCACGGCCGCGGCGGCGCCGTGGGCGACAGCGTGGCGCGTCTCCTGGAGGCCACCGGCTGGTCCGTGTGCCGCGAGTTCTACTACAACGACGCTGGCGCCCAGATCGATAACCTGGCGAAGTCAGTGCAGGCGCGCTGCCAGGGCACGGACCCCGACCAGCCCGGCTGGCCGGAGGACGGCTACCGGGGCGAATACATCAAGGACGTGGCGAAGGCATATCTGGCGAAAGAGACGGCCCACGCGGACGACCGGGACGTGGTGGCGAAGGGGGACCCGAAGGACCTCGCCGCCATCCGCGAGTTCGCGGTGGCTTACCTGCGCCGCGAGCAGGATCTGGACCTGAAGGCCTTCGGCGTGAAGTTCGACGTGTACTTCCTCGAGTCCTCCCTCTATAGCGGAGGCAAGGTGGAGGAGACGGCGCAGGAGCTGGTCAAGCACGGCCACACCTATGAGAAGGACGGCGCGCTCTGGCTGAAGACCACGGACTTCGGCGACGACAAGGATCGGGTCATGCGCAAGTCCGACGGCAGCTACACCTACTTCCTGCCGGACGTGGCATACCACGTGCAGAAGTGGCAGCGCGGCTTCCACCGCGTCATCGACGAGCACGGCGCCGACCACCACTCCACCACCACCCGCGTGAAGATCGGCCTGCAGGCGCTGGACATGGGCATCCCGAAGGGCTGGCCCGAGTACGTGCTGCACCAGATGGTGACGGTGATGAAGGGCGGCGAGGAAGTGAAGCTCTCCAAGCGCGCCGGCAGCTACGTGACGCTGCGCGACCTCATCGACATGGCCAGCAAGGACGCCACGCGCTACTTCCTGATCGCGCGCAAGTCCGACTCCCAGCTCACCTTCGACGTGGACCTGGCGACCTCCAAGAGCAACGACAACCCCGTTTTCTACATCCAGTACGCCCACGCCCGGATCATGAGCGTGGAACGCCAGCGCGCGGAGAAGAAGATCGGGTTCGACCAGTCGAACGGCCTCGCCAAGGCCGCACGCCTGGACGGCGTGCACGAGCAGGCGCTCATGACCGAGCTCTCGCGCTACCCGGAGCTCCTGGAGACCGCCGCCCGCAGCCTGGAGCCGCACCTCATGGCCCAATACCTGCGCGAGCTGGCCGCCGCCTTCCACGGCTTCTATGACAACTGCCCGTTCCTGGTGGACGATGCGGACCTCAAGGACGCGCGCCTGACACTCGCCCACGCCACCCGGCAGGTGCTGCGCAACGGCCTCGCGTTGTTGGGCGTGTCGGCTCCGGATAGCATGTAG
- a CDS encoding SPOR domain-containing protein encodes MAKDYKNSPKPKDKPKKKSGGFPGWGWFLLGIVATILIIKGGPVLWKAEMEAGKRAKPPAAATVVKAPAASTAPHYDFYKMLPSFQVVIPGQDKEVKSGSPATPVSQPGSYVLQVGSFPNYADADKMKATLALQGIESSIQQVQVNNGSTWNRVRIGPIKDLKELNSIRAKLADDHIEPLVIKQ; translated from the coding sequence ATGGCCAAGGACTACAAAAACTCGCCCAAGCCGAAGGACAAGCCGAAGAAGAAGTCCGGCGGCTTCCCGGGCTGGGGCTGGTTCCTCCTGGGCATCGTCGCCACCATCCTGATCATCAAGGGCGGCCCGGTGCTGTGGAAGGCGGAGATGGAAGCCGGCAAGCGCGCCAAGCCGCCGGCCGCGGCGACGGTGGTGAAGGCCCCTGCCGCCTCCACCGCGCCCCACTATGACTTCTACAAGATGCTGCCGTCCTTCCAGGTGGTGATACCGGGGCAGGACAAGGAAGTGAAGTCAGGCAGCCCGGCGACGCCCGTGAGCCAGCCCGGCAGCTACGTCCTGCAGGTGGGCTCGTTCCCGAACTACGCCGACGCGGACAAGATGAAAGCGACGCTGGCGCTGCAGGGCATCGAGTCCAGCATCCAGCAAGTGCAGGTCAACAACGGGTCCACCTGGAACCGGGTGCGCATCGGGCCCATCAAGGACCTGAAAGAGCTCAACTCCATCCGCGCCAAATTGGCCGATGACCACATCGAGCCTCTCGTCATCAAGCAATAA
- a CDS encoding sigma-54 dependent transcriptional regulator yields MRASQILVVDDEADIRGMVQEILTEEGYEVRTAGNAAEARAARAHAEPDLMLLDIWMPDMDGISLLREWTRDGALAFPVVMMSGHGTVETAVEATRLGAVDFVEKPLSLAKLLRTVEQAVESGKQKRSRHGGGSRPALEPVGKSRAMQTLRDQLRRLAPHEASVMLVGEPGSGRETLARYLHAMGPRAAGPFVSVSLAGLQLRDVLESLCGREGAESPGCFEQARGGTLFLGDLSDLHDEAQAALTGVLEQGAFTRVGSQTARTLDVRLISAAEPRIESQLDQGLFRRDLHNRLAAVIVRVPPVREYREDVPDLLRYFTDHLVDSLDLKYRRFSVAAQNRLRNYPWPGNLGELSNLVQRVLMLGGDGEVTLEEVEQAIAPLSTGDHEALIKQDILAMPLREAREHFERAYLEQQLQLCGGKVGKLAERVGMERTHLYRKLNSLGIDFRQLGGEDGEG; encoded by the coding sequence ATGAGAGCCTCGCAGATACTCGTGGTGGACGACGAGGCGGACATCCGCGGAATGGTCCAGGAGATCCTCACCGAGGAAGGCTACGAGGTGCGCACCGCCGGCAACGCCGCCGAGGCGCGCGCCGCGCGGGCCCATGCCGAGCCGGACCTGATGCTGCTCGACATCTGGATGCCGGACATGGACGGCATCAGCCTGCTGCGCGAATGGACCCGCGACGGGGCGCTCGCCTTCCCGGTGGTGATGATGTCCGGCCACGGCACAGTGGAGACCGCGGTGGAGGCCACCCGCCTCGGTGCCGTCGACTTCGTGGAGAAGCCGCTGTCGCTGGCGAAGCTCCTGCGCACCGTGGAACAGGCGGTGGAGAGCGGCAAGCAGAAGCGCAGCCGTCATGGCGGAGGCAGCCGGCCGGCGCTGGAGCCCGTCGGCAAGAGCCGCGCCATGCAGACCCTGCGCGACCAGCTGCGGCGGCTCGCACCGCACGAGGCCTCGGTGATGCTGGTGGGCGAGCCCGGCTCCGGCCGCGAGACCCTGGCGCGCTACCTGCACGCCATGGGACCGCGCGCCGCGGGGCCGTTCGTCTCCGTCTCGCTCGCCGGCCTGCAGCTGCGCGACGTGCTGGAGTCCCTGTGCGGGCGCGAGGGCGCCGAGTCGCCCGGCTGCTTCGAGCAGGCCCGCGGCGGCACCCTGTTCCTGGGCGACCTCTCGGACCTGCACGACGAGGCCCAGGCCGCGCTCACCGGGGTGCTGGAGCAGGGCGCGTTCACCCGCGTCGGCAGCCAGACCGCCCGCACCCTCGACGTGCGGCTCATCTCCGCCGCCGAGCCGCGCATCGAGTCGCAGCTCGACCAGGGGTTGTTCCGCCGCGACCTGCACAACCGCCTGGCGGCGGTGATAGTGCGGGTGCCGCCGGTGCGCGAGTACCGGGAGGACGTGCCGGACCTCCTGCGCTACTTCACGGACCACCTGGTGGACAGCCTGGACCTCAAGTACCGGCGCTTCAGCGTCGCGGCCCAGAACCGCCTGCGCAACTACCCCTGGCCCGGCAACCTCGGCGAGCTCTCGAACCTGGTGCAGCGGGTGCTGATGCTCGGAGGCGACGGCGAGGTGACGCTGGAGGAGGTGGAGCAGGCCATCGCGCCGCTCTCCACCGGCGACCACGAGGCGCTCATCAAGCAGGACATCCTGGCCATGCCGCTGCGCGAGGCGCGCGAGCACTTCGAGCGCGCTTACCTCGAGCAGCAGCTGCAGCTCTGCGGCGGCAAGGTGGGCAAGCTCGCGGAGCGCGTCGGAATGGAGCGCACGCACCTCTACCGCAAGCTCAACTCGCTGGGGATCGATTTCCGTCAGTTGGGCGGGGAAGACGGCGAAGGGTGA